One stretch of Numenius arquata chromosome 8, bNumArq3.hap1.1, whole genome shotgun sequence DNA includes these proteins:
- the LOC141467883 gene encoding CARD- and ANK-domain containing inflammasome adapter protein-like, which produces MIMHSTSLFTNPYAIEVLRTKKQELVEGINNPDHLLNWLIDNGIFTPEKKMVMSFYRTRTEKNSRVLDILISQGERACRLFFYPCLKQVEPKLYSKMRKYVSEVNESIGDARRQLVGYLLEKDKVWFENSSEKHQEKDSPRRKKHGRAIKKKEKETQLSRAAKPRKDHSDISIFDAVAKGYLSELEKTLKDNDINALNSSSETLLHVAAANGHLAIIEYLISKGAKIDVKDKKGRTPLHRAAENGHGDAVKVLLRCGAYMYSLDTEGKTPLHLATQNNHNHILKMVLKEEERSYRNQHNFLHMAALKDESSLAKMLLKAGASVDGKNERGQTALSYAVSLGSENTAKVLLEAGASVDSNMVERAFNSNHPSVCKTLLEYSKDLSSDIMELALFRAVQENLHGIVAALIDRGADINTCNEMQYTPLLLACETGKAESAEVLLEKGANFRIKTPASDTALHLAVQAGAASIANLLLRKGMEVNLVNQGDETPLHVAALHNKRALVGLLVNAGAKINAVTKEFVTPLHIASQRGNADVAQELLRHKADVNVKDKQSKSPLHFAAERGDKTMVEMLLKANADPNAQDKEKKTPLHIAAVRGDLGIMKILLAKKGRFGAKDMDGCTPMHYAAIKGNTEIVKILLTSGNNKNIDDRNIWRKTALHIAAEHGHSDLINLLLSYGAAINALDSSKDTPLHCACKAGHFNAAYSLVTWSQGEKANLLAANSLKKTPLQVAEFNKTENQAQIVTLLKKKMLITK; this is translated from the coding sequence ATGATCATGCATTCAACTagcctgtttacaaatccatacGCAATCGAAGTCCTAAGGACTAAAAAACAAGAGCTAGTAGAAGGCATAAACAACCCAGATCATCTTCTGAACTGGCTGATAGACAATGGTATTTTTACCCCAGAAAAAAAGATGGTCATGAGTTTCTACAggacaagaacagaaaagaacTCTCGAGTTTTAGACATACTAATTTCGCAAGGTGAACGAGCCTGCAGGCTCTTTTTTTACCCATGTCTAAAGCAAGTGGAGCCAAAACTTTACAGCAAGATGAGAAAATATGTCAGTGAAGTAAATGAAAGCATTGGAGATGCTAGAAGACAACTGGTAGGATATTTACTCGAAAAAGACAAGGTTTGGTTTGAAAATAGCAGTGAAAAGCACCAGGAAAAAGACAGTCCTAGAAGAAAAAAGCATGGACGGGctattaagaagaaagaaaaagaaactcaacTTTCAAGAGCAGCAAAACCTAGAAAAGATCATTCTGATATCAGCATTTTTGATGCAGTCGCTAAAGGCTATCTTTCTGAGTTAGAGAAAACATTGAAAGATAATGATATTAATGCACTAAACTCTTCAAGTGAAACACTTCTGCATGTTGCAGCCGCTAATGGACACCTAGCGATTATAGAATATTTGATCAGCAAAGGTGCAAAGATAGATGTGAAGGACAAGAAAGGAAGAACACCACTGCACAGGGCTGCTGAGAATGGCCATGGTGATGCAGTGAAAGTGCTTCTCCGATGTGGTGCTTATATGTACAGTTTGGATACAGAAGGCAAAACACCACTTCATCTGGCCACACAGAATAACCACAATCATATATTGAAGATGGtcctgaaagaagaggaaagaagctaCAGGAACCAACACAACTTCTTGCACATGGCAGCTCTTAAAGATGAGAGCAGTCtggcaaaaatgcttttaaaggctGGCGCCTCCGTTGATGGAAAGAATGAGAGAGGGCAGACTGCTCTCAGTTATGCTGTTTCCCTGGGTTCTGAAAATACTGCAAAAGTACTGCTAGAAGCTGGAGCCAGTGTTGATTCCAACATGGTCGAAAGAGCCTTCAACAGCAACCACCCATCCGTCTGCAAAACACTGCTAGAATATTCTAAAGATTTGTCATCTGACATAATGGAGTTGGCTCTTTTTAGAGCTGTACAGGAAAATCTGCATGGCATTGTAGCAGCTTTAATTGACAGAGGTGCAGATATAAACACCTGCAATGAAATGCAGTACACTCCTTTACTCCTGGCGTGTGAAACAGGCAAAGCTGAATCAGCAGAAGTTCTACTTGAAAAGGGAGCGAACTTCAGAATAAAGACTCCGGCTTCAGACACAGCTTTGCACTTGGCGGTTCAAGCTGGGGCTGCTTCCATCGCAAATCTGCTCCTGCGCAAAGGGATGGAAGTTAACCTCGTGAATCAAGGCGATGAAACCCCGCTCCATGTTGCTGCCCTTCATAATAAAAGAGCATTAGTTGGTCTTTTAGTTAATGCTGGAGCCAAAATTAATGCTGTCACTAAAGAGTTTGTTACGCCCCTGCATATTGCAAGCCAAAGAGGTAACGCCGATGTGGCCCAAGAGCTGTTGCGCCACAAAGCCGATGTTAATGTTAAGGACAAGCAGTCAAAATCCCCTTTACATTTTGCTGCTGAAAGGGGAGACAAAACAATGGTGGAGATGCTTCTGAAGGCCAATGCTGACCCTAACGCAcaagacaaggagaaaaagacTCCCCTGCACATTGCAGCTGTGAGAGGAGACCTCGGTATCATGAAAATTCTGTTAGCtaaaaaaggaagatttggaGCTAAGGACATGGATGGATGCACTCCGATGCACTATGCAGCCATCAAGGGAAACACAGAGATCGTAAAAATCCTTCTGACATCagggaataataaaaatattgatgaTAGAAACATTTGGAGAAAGACCGCCCTGCACATTGCAGCAGAACATGGACACAGCGACTTGATAAATCTGTTACTGAGCTACGGGGCTGCCATTAATGCCTTAGACAGCAGCAAGGATACTCCACTGCATTGTGCCTGCAAGGCTGGTCATTTTAATGCTGCATATTCCCTCGTAACCTGGTCACAAGGAGAAAAAGCCAATCTGCTAGCTGCTAATAGTCTCAAAAAGACCCCACTGCAAGTAGCAgaatttaataaaacagaaaatcaggCTCAAATTGTaacacttttgaaaaagaaaatgttaataacaaaatga